Proteins from one Periplaneta americana isolate PAMFEO1 chromosome 6, P.americana_PAMFEO1_priV1, whole genome shotgun sequence genomic window:
- the LOC138701200 gene encoding uncharacterized protein encodes MSEGDYEYEVMRCELLGLPPPEKKPLPPVTENDGETDPSNVDGEDTELNENVELQEEQMGRVSGGLDELNSILTITQKKINRFKTVCGSFTNLLKLRVGGKSDGTASDCSSQVSEPDCALSNQETPVNSESGGNGTESKPDKGNGTTTATPVKRDVDLEGKLNSQIDKLDSMLMKAETADISMSKQNKEMRIFLNK; translated from the exons ATGTCGGAAGGTGACTACGAATATGAAGTTATGAGATGCGAATTATTGGGATTACCACCGCCTGAAAAAAAGCCACTCCCACCTGTCACCGAAAACGACGGAGAGACAGATCCCAGTAACGTAGATGGAGAAGACACCGAATTAAATGAG AATGTTGAACTTCAAGAAGAGCAGATGGGACGAGTATCAGGGGGTTTAGATGAACTAAACAGTATACTTACTATAACTCAAAAGAAGATAAACAGGTTTAAG ACAGTTTGTGGCAGTTTCACCAACCTTCTGAAACTAAGGGTAGGAGGTAAGAGTGATGGTACAGCAAGCGACTGCAGTAGTCAAGTGTCAGAACCAGACTGTGCCCTATCAAACCAAGAAACTCCTGTAAATTCTGAATCAG GTGGAAATGGAACAGAAAGTAAGCCTGATAAGGGCAATGGAACTACAACAGCTACACCTGTGAAACGAGATGTGGACCTAGAAGGGAAACTGAACTCTCAAATTGACAAGTTAGACTCGATGTTGATGAAAGCAGAAACGGCAGATATTAGCATGTCCAAACAGAACAAGGAAATGAGGATCTTTCTCAACAAATAG